The DNA region GATAGAAGCGGAAACGGAAGGCGCGTTTGACGGGCATAACCCCGTCTAGCGCGGCACTTTAAATACTGGAAACCTTTGGCGAGAGCAGAACTGTCGCCTTTCCTCCCCGTCCTAAAGGACGGGGTATCTCGGCTCAATCGGATGAAATGGAGGCTTCATGAAACGATTTCACGTGCACGTTGTTGTCCCGAAGCTCGACGAAAGCGTGCGTTTCTACAGCAGTATGTTCGGCGCGGAGCCTTCCGTCCTCAAGGACGATTACGCGAAGTGGATGCTCGAGGACCCGCGCATGAACTTCGCCATTTCTGCGCGTGGTGGCGAAACGGGTGTCAATCATCTGGGCTTTCAGGTCGACAGTGACGAAGAGCTGGCTGCTCTTCGCGAGCAGGTCACCGCTGGCAGCGTCGCGGTACAGGACCAGCCCGGCGCGCAGTGCTGCTACGCATCGTCAAACAAATACTGGACGCAGGACCCAGCGGGCGTACCGTGGGAGACGTACCACACGATTAGCGGCATCCCCATGTTCGGGGCGGACAGCAGGCAGTCGGCCACTGCCGAAGCGGGCGGGGCCTGCTGTGCCCCGGTTACCTCAATCCCAGTTGTCATTGAGAAAAAAGTCGGCTGCTGCTGATTCGCTGCGACAAAAGCAAACGGCCGCCCAAGGGTACGAGGCGGCCGTTGTAGTTGGATACTTATGTGAATGATGCAAGTGTGCTCCTGCGCGACTTACCGCACTAAGCGCCTGTTCATGCGGTCACGGGCTTGCACTTCACTTTCCTGGTGGGCTTGCATGCAGCCGAGTCCACTCCCTGGCAGCAGTTCTCGGTCAGAAAGCCAACCAGGTCGTTCATGTGCTCGATTTCGGGCCCGTAGTATACGAAGCGCCCTTCCTGCCGAGACGTTACCAGGCCAGCATGCGTCAGCTCCTTGAGATGGAAGGACAGCGTCGCGCTAGCCAGGTCAAGATGCTCCTGGATGACTCCGACGTTGAGACCCTCCGGCCCGGCTGTGACGAGCAGGCGAAAAATAGCCAGGCGCGTCGGCTGTGCGAGCGCGGCCAAAGCTTTGATGGCTTCTTTTTCCTTCATAAGGCTCTGTCTTCAAGGTTATCTGCCGATTCTAACGCGGCGCCGCCGGCGCGGGGCGGAACAGTCGAACCCGGACTTCACCGCTGCCAGCGCCGAACGACCGAGCGCGCCCGCGCTTGCTGCGTCAAAACGTTTCCATTATATTGGAGATATGGAGAAATTTGAAACCCGCCTAGACCAAACGTCGCCAGGAGAAGTCTGTGACAGAACACCGAAAATATAATGTCTTATTCCTCTGCACCCACAACTCCGCACGCTCAATCCTTGCGGAGGCGGCGCTCAACCAGCTCGCGAGCGACCGTTTTGTCGGCTACAGCGCAGGCAGCCATCCCGGAACGGCGCCAAACCCTCATGCAATCGCCCTGCTGAACTCACAGGGTATTCAGACGGAAGGGCTGCGTAGCAAGAGCTGGGACGAGTTTGCCGAGGACGGCGCGCCGCAAATGGACTTCATTTTCACGGTCTGTGACGATGCCGCGGGCGAAGTCTGCCCGATTTGGCCGGGCCATCCGGCAAAGGCGCATTGGGGCGTGGCAGACCCGTCGAAGGCCGAAGGTTCGGACGACGACAAGCGCAAGGCATTCTTGCAGGCCTTCGTGCAGATGAAGAAGCGCATAGAGCTTTTCACGAGCCTTCCGCTCGAAAAACTAGACCGGTTGGCCATCCAGCAACAAATGCAGAGCATCGGTACGTCGCTGCGCAAGAAGGGAGAGTAATGATGGCAGGCAGTCAAACCACTGCGAAAGTCACTCCCCGGGCGCCCAGCGGTATCGGATTCTTCGAACGCTATCTGTCCGTGTGGGTGGCGCTGTGCATCGTGGCCGGCATCGTTCTCGGCAAGTTGTTGCCCGGTGCTGTGCATACTGTATCCACGCTCGAACTTGCCCACGTCAACATCCCGGTCGGGATTCTGATTTGGGTAATGATTATTCCGATGCTGCTTCGCATCGACTTCGCTTCGCTGGGAAAAGTCCGCAGTCAGTTGAAGGGCATCGGCGTGACGCTCGTCATCAACTGGGCGGTCAAACCATTCACAATGGCCTTCCTTGCGTGGGTCTTTGTGCGACACGCGTTCGCTTCGCTGTTGCCCGCCGACCAGCTGGATAGTTATGTTGCCGGTCTGATTCTTTTGGCTGCAGCACCGTGCACGGCGATGGTCTTTGTCTGGAGTCAACTCACCAAGGGTGACCCGTATTTCACGCTGTCGCAGGTTGCGCTCAACGACCTGATTATGGTCTTTGCGTTTGCTCCGGTCGTGGGACTGCTTCTCGGCATTTCCAACATCACAGTGCCGTGGGATACGCTCCTCACGTCGGTGGTGCTCTACATCGTCATCCCGGTCATCATCGCCCAGATACTCCGCAAGTTTCTGCTTCGAAAGGGCGACCAGCATTTCCAGAGCGCGTTGGCGAAAATCGGACCGTTCTCCATCTCCGCACTGCTGTTGACGCTGGTGCTGCTGTTTGCATTCCAAGGCGAGCAAATCATCGCGCAACCGCTGGTCATTCTGCTTCTGGCGGTGCCCATCCTGATTCAGGTGGTCGTCAATTCGTCACTCGCCTATCTGGCCAACCGGAAGCTCGGTGTGTCTCATGATGTTGCAGCGCCGTCATGCCTGATTGGCGCATCCAACTTCTTTGAGCTGGCGGTCGCGACGGCGATTAGCCTCTTCGGTCTCAAATCGGGAGCAGCACTGGCGACTGTGGTTGGTGTTCTTATCGAAGTGCCGGTCATGCTGGCCGTTGTAAAAGTGGTCAACGCGTCGCGACGTTGGTACGAACGGGGAGCGTGACAACCCAGTAGCCTTCATGCCGGGACTCCGCCAGTCGAAATCTATACGCCATATGTTGAACGGCTTCGTGCTCGTGTGAGCACGGGCCGACACACGGTCCGGCGACTGCCGGCGCATGCTGTCCGCTACGACCGCTTTATGGTCAATGTCCGCGAGCCAGCTCTTCCAGCCCGTGTAGACCAACGGGCGGAGTCGCCTGCCACGGCAACAGCACAGCCCTCTTTGTGACCTGCGTCACCACACGCTCTATGAACGGCACCTCGTAGCGCCCTCGTTCGGCGAGTGCCGGGTCGTGGGTGCCGCTTGCGAGCAGACTTTGGTCAATGACCCAGGCATACGGTTCAATCTGGGCTCGCCGGAGGTCAGCTTGCAGTCGCTCCGCCTCATGAACAGGCGTCGCCTCGGCGAGCGTCACAATAAGAACGCGCGTGAAATCGGGGTCGCGCAGACGTGCCAGAAGCTGGCGCACCGCTTCTGGCATTTCACCCTCGGTGCGCATGACTTCGCGATGATAGGCCTCCGCTGAGTCCATCAGCAGGATGGTATGTCCAGTCGGGGCCGTGTCGAGTATCACGAAAGCGCCTCGGGCCTCATCCACCGTTCGCGCGAATGCGCGAAAAAAACCGCTATCTCCTCCGTACACGGCGAGCGCAGGTCTTCCTCGAGCATCGCTTTTCCCTAGGCATCGAGTTGAGCACCTGCCTTGGCAAGAACTTCATCGCGATAGCGGCTGACTTCCAGTTCCGGGTCGATGCGACTCACGGTTAGACCCAGCAGCGATTCCTGGAGAGTCCACGCCACATGTGCGGCCGGGTCAGTGGTCGAAAGCAGGACTGCGTGTCCGCGCTGCGCCAGTTCAAGTGGTATCGCCGCAGCCACCGTCGTCTTGCCAACGCCGCCCTTGCCCATCGTCATGACAAGACCGTGCCCCGCCTTCTCAAGGTCGTCAATGAGCGGGAAAAGGCCGCCAGGCAACTTCATGCTCAACGAGGTATCTGTCCTGGGCGCAGCAATCTGCTCCGGGTGCAAATACGCATTTAACGCGGTCAGCCCAACCAATCCCCTGGGGATGAAGCCCGTTTCGCTTCGCGCAAGTGCTGCGAGCCCCGGCGGCATTGCCTTTATCGCTGCAGCCTGCTGTTCTTCCATTGCGCAGGCAATGTCATCGTCAGAAGAAACAGCCTTGAAAACGCCATTGACGGCGAGCACAAGGTTTCGGACCCCGAGGTCGACCAGTTCGACACGGGTTCGCTCCGCCTCACGGAATGCCGATGCCTCCGGTCGGGTCACCAGAACCATGGTAGTGCGGTCGTGGTTGGTCAGTTCGGCAACGGCCGCTGCGTACAGTTGCCTGTTCTGCTCGAGGCCTGCCAGAGGCCCCAGGCACGAATTGCCGGTTGTGTTTGTCGACAGAAAGTTGCTCCAGGCAGACGGCAGTGTCAGCAAACGCAATGTGTGTCCCGTGGGGGCGGTATCGAAGATGACGTGGTCATATGCCTTCGCGGTGATACTACCGCCCAACAGGTCGGCAAAGGCGTCGAACGCCGCTATCTCGACGGTGCAGCCACCGGAAAACTGCTCCTCCATGCTGCGAATTGCCGCATCGGGCAACACGCCTCGATAAGGGCTGACCATACGCTCGCGGTAGGCGGCCGCTGCGAGTTCCGGGTCGATGTTCAGCGCGTGGAGGTTTGGAACCTTGGCGATTGGTGTCGGCCGCCCGGAAAGTTGAGTCTCAAGCACCTCATCGAGATTGGATGCCGGGTCGGTGCTGACGAGCAACACAGTCTTTCCCTTTTCAGCCAGTTGCAGCGCTGTTGCGCAGGCGAGCGACGTCTTGCCGACGCCTCCCTTACCAGTGAAAAAGAGATGGCGAGTTGTAACGGCAGGAAGTGTCATATCGGTGCGCCGGTTAGCATTCGCCTGGCTTGCAACCGCAGGCTCCTGCCTTGATGTGCGGCTTGTCGGCGGCGGAAATCTTGAGGCCCAGTTTCTGAATCAACTGGGCACGCGACGGATACACCCCGACGGAGATAATCCGGCCATCCACCGTTGCGATGGGCAGGCGGTCCATACCCGCATGCAGCTCGCGGACCACTTCCGGATTGGCCGCAAAAGCTGCTGCATCGTGTCCCAAGCCGTGCCGAACGACTTCGACACCATGTTCAGCCAGCCGCCGAACATCAGCGCTGAACTGAACAGAACAAGGGTCGGGTCCACGTCGACGCCGCAGACACCGGTCGCGCAGCACATGGCCGGTTCAAACACTTCAAGTTTGCTCATCGTCGCACCTACGAAATCTGCCGGCCCGGCCAGACTGCAGCCGTGTCCACTCCTTCATGCTCGTCCCTCTGAAGGACGAGTCATTGACCTCGGTCAAGTCACAGACGATGGAACGGCATTTCCCCGCATGGAGAATCGACCCGCTTGCAAGTCGCCTCCATCTGCTTCGTTGACAAGCGTCAAAGGAAGGTCGGTGCTGACATGTAGCCTTGTGTGCACGATGGCGGCACACGCTCTGTCGTCGAGTCGCGCGTTCACAGGGAGGAGATATGAAAAAGCTTCTAGTTGCGATGGCTGTCGGTATCGCATTGACATCCCCCGTCCTGCAAGCTGCTTCCAAAGACACAGCTGCGCCGCAAAGCAGTTCAAAAACGCCACCCGCCGGCGCTGCTGAGTTCGACAGGAATCTGGCGCAGCTCCAGGAGCAAATGAAGACAATGCAGGCGCAGATGGACCAGATTCGCAAAACTCAGGACCCTCAGGAACGCCAGAAGCTACTTGAGCAGCACTGGGCCACAATGCAAAGTGCGATGACAATCATGCACGGAATGTGGGGCCCGGGGATGATGGGTCATGGAATGGGCCCGGGAATGATGGGAGGCGCTGGGCCCGGAATGATGGGGGGCTGGGGGCATATGGGCGGCTACTACTCGCGCCTGACACCCGAGCAACTGCGACAGCGTCAATACATGACTGACCAATACCTGCAGATGCAGCAGGAGATGATGAACAACATGATGTGGCAGCAGCAATACCGGGACGCGCCACCGCCTGCCAACACAAAGTAGACATGCTGAACAATCGGTTACTGACGACCTCCCATCCTTAAAAGCTCGCCAACTACAGGAGCGGACATGAGCAGTATTTCCAGCTACAAAGACCTGACAGGCGAGGTATCGGTTCAGATGCGAGCGATGCGCGCGTCACAGCCTGACTTGATGACCGCGTTCGGCCAACTCGCTGCGGCCGGGACAAAAGACGGGGCACTGAACCGAAAGACTCGGGAGCTGGTCGCGTTAGGAATTGCGATTGCCTGTCGCTGTGACGACTGCATCGGCTTTCACGTCCAGACGCTGGTGAAGCTGGGCACGACAAGGGCCGAGCTGGAAGACGTGCTCGGCACTGCGGTCTATATGGGAGGCGGCCCATCAATGATGTATGCCACCCATGCGTTGAGAGCCTTTGAGGAATTCTCGCTCTGAATATCAACGCGCCCGGACTTCTACCAGTGTGTCTGCGATGCAAGGCAGCCCCCGAAGAGGACCACGGCATGGGACTCATGGCTGCGTCATCCCTTGGTGATGATGCATATGCCCATCCATCGCGTCAGCACCGTGGTCCGCCAGCTGCGCGTCGAACCATGCGTGAAGTGACGACACTAATTTCGGGTCGTCGCTGCGATAGGTAAGTTCGCCGCCACCTTTAATGTCCTTGTAGGTAATCGATATCTGGCCGGGCTTTGCCGCCCTGAGCTGCGCCAATCCGGGCATGTCAGCGCCGTGAGTCCGGGCAGGCCCCGAAAAGTCACCACGCTGAAACTGCATCTGGATTTCACGCAGATGCTTACGAATCAGCTGGGTCTGGTGGTCATCAGACGGGCTTTTCGCAACTACCCGCTGGCTCCCCCCATCGTCCGATTTGGTGAAGATGTGAGTTGTGGCCTTGAGGCTGAACGGCATGACCTCCGCACCTCGCTGCGCGACCTCGGCCTGACGTTCAGCGTCCGCCGCGAACGATTCAGCCGCCGCGCCCAAGCCTGCCATCAGGATAAGCGTAGTAAATAATGTGCCCGGTTTCATTGTATGAGACTCCTGCTTGGTCGACAGTGATAGATGATTACACCCGATGCCCTTGCGCCGGTTGCTTGGATGGCCTTTAATTGCGCGTCACGCCGGCGAATCAGGGAGCCGGATTAAAACGTGTATGGGTTTCTTCCCCCCAGTGGTAGAGAACGAGACCGGACATGCCCATCGCAAGAGCGACAAACCAGAAGGCGTACTCCACACTCCCGCCCAGAGCGGCAGCAGCGCCGAGACCGAGCGCACCGACGCCATACCCCAAGTCACGCCAGAACCGGTATATGCCGATGGCTGAAGCCCGCCAGGCTGGCTGTGCCAGGTCGGCAACGGCGGCGCTCAGGTTGGGGTATAGCATCGCCATTCCAATACCCGCTACCGCCGCCGCGAAACTCCACCATGTCGAACCTCTGCCAAGGGGCAACAGCAGCACACCGACGCCGCAAACCCACATACCCAACACGTTGAGGTGATGACGACCGACCCGGTCGGACAATCTGCCCGTGAAAAGCTGCGCGCCACCCCATGTGAAGCCGTAGACACCCACTATCCAGCCTATACCGGGCAGGCTCACCCCCCGCTGGTGCAGGTAAACCGGCCAGAACACCCACACCAGCGCGTCGACAAACTTCTCGACCAATCCGGCCTGGCAG from Paraburkholderia aromaticivorans includes:
- a CDS encoding ArsI/CadI family heavy metal resistance metalloenzyme; translation: MKRFHVHVVVPKLDESVRFYSSMFGAEPSVLKDDYAKWMLEDPRMNFAISARGGETGVNHLGFQVDSDEELAALREQVTAGSVAVQDQPGAQCCYASSNKYWTQDPAGVPWETYHTISGIPMFGADSRQSATAEAGGACCAPVTSIPVVIEKKVGCC
- a CDS encoding ArsR/SmtB family transcription factor gives rise to the protein MKEKEAIKALAALAQPTRLAIFRLLVTAGPEGLNVGVIQEHLDLASATLSFHLKELTHAGLVTSRQEGRFVYYGPEIEHMNDLVGFLTENCCQGVDSAACKPTRKVKCKPVTA
- a CDS encoding arsenate reductase ArsC; protein product: MTEHRKYNVLFLCTHNSARSILAEAALNQLASDRFVGYSAGSHPGTAPNPHAIALLNSQGIQTEGLRSKSWDEFAEDGAPQMDFIFTVCDDAAGEVCPIWPGHPAKAHWGVADPSKAEGSDDDKRKAFLQAFVQMKKRIELFTSLPLEKLDRLAIQQQMQSIGTSLRKKGE
- the arsB gene encoding ACR3 family arsenite efflux transporter; translation: MAGSQTTAKVTPRAPSGIGFFERYLSVWVALCIVAGIVLGKLLPGAVHTVSTLELAHVNIPVGILIWVMIIPMLLRIDFASLGKVRSQLKGIGVTLVINWAVKPFTMAFLAWVFVRHAFASLLPADQLDSYVAGLILLAAAPCTAMVFVWSQLTKGDPYFTLSQVALNDLIMVFAFAPVVGLLLGISNITVPWDTLLTSVVLYIVIPVIIAQILRKFLLRKGDQHFQSALAKIGPFSISALLLTLVLLFAFQGEQIIAQPLVILLLAVPILIQVVVNSSLAYLANRKLGVSHDVAAPSCLIGASNFFELAVATAISLFGLKSGAALATVVGVLIEVPVMLAVVKVVNASRRWYERGA
- a CDS encoding arsenic metallochaperone ArsD family protein; protein product: MLRDRCLRRRRGPDPCSVQFSADVRRLAEHGVEVVRHGLGHDAAAFAANPEVVRELHAGMDRLPIATVDGRIISVGVYPSRAQLIQKLGLKISAADKPHIKAGACGCKPGEC
- a CDS encoding carboxymuconolactone decarboxylase family protein, giving the protein MSSISSYKDLTGEVSVQMRAMRASQPDLMTAFGQLAAAGTKDGALNRKTRELVALGIAIACRCDDCIGFHVQTLVKLGTTRAELEDVLGTAVYMGGGPSMMYATHALRAFEEFSL
- a CDS encoding aspartate carbamoyltransferase, with amino-acid sequence MKPGTLFTTLILMAGLGAAAESFAADAERQAEVAQRGAEVMPFSLKATTHIFTKSDDGGSQRVVAKSPSDDHQTQLIRKHLREIQMQFQRGDFSGPARTHGADMPGLAQLRAAKPGQISITYKDIKGGGELTYRSDDPKLVSSLHAWFDAQLADHGADAMDGHMHHHQGMTQP